A genomic stretch from Kribbella amoyensis includes:
- a CDS encoding FadR/GntR family transcriptional regulator, whose translation MTTGGLSRARGAADNQSFIRDRMKSFILERGLKAGDPLPNEQELMAQLGVGRHPLREAMKALQAVGIIEIRHGHGTYVGAVTLGALEDGLAFRMSQSMAGDLRDVQNVLEVRQAIEVGLAEDVVAHFGTHGSESLDEIVERMEAKAAAGEYFPDEDWAFHRALYEPLGNALVIDLLSVFWRTFADVDSRLPGARYTPADAVGWHRDLLDTLRTGDPEAFARSMKSHFHGIHTRLED comes from the coding sequence GTGACGACCGGTGGACTGAGCCGCGCGCGAGGGGCCGCGGACAACCAGTCCTTCATCCGTGACCGGATGAAGTCCTTCATTCTGGAACGCGGCCTGAAGGCGGGTGACCCGCTGCCCAACGAGCAGGAGCTGATGGCTCAGCTCGGGGTCGGCCGGCACCCGCTGCGGGAGGCGATGAAGGCGTTGCAGGCGGTCGGCATCATCGAGATCCGGCACGGCCACGGCACGTACGTCGGCGCGGTGACGCTCGGCGCGCTGGAGGACGGGCTCGCGTTCCGGATGTCGCAGTCGATGGCCGGCGACCTGCGCGACGTGCAGAACGTGCTGGAGGTCCGGCAGGCGATCGAGGTCGGCCTGGCCGAGGACGTGGTCGCGCACTTCGGCACCCACGGCTCCGAGTCGCTGGACGAGATCGTCGAGCGGATGGAGGCCAAGGCCGCGGCCGGCGAGTACTTCCCGGACGAGGACTGGGCCTTCCACCGCGCCCTGTACGAGCCGCTCGGCAACGCGCTGGTGATCGACCTGCTGAGCGTGTTCTGGCGGACCTTCGCCGACGTCGACTCCCGCCTGCCGGGCGCCCGCTACACCCCGGCGGACGCGGTCGGCTGGCACCGCGACCTGCTCGACACCCTGCGGACCGGCGACCCCGAGGCCTTCGCCCGCTCGATGAAGAGCCACTTCCACGGCATCCACACCCGCCTCGAGGACTGA